The genomic region GCCGATCAATACATCAAAACAGGGATGTACAACAATATTTTAGTCATCGGGGCAGAAACACAATCACCAGCCTTGGATATGACTACACGTGGGCGCGGTGTGGCTGTTATCTTTGGCGATGGAGCTGGAGCAGCTATTGTGTCAAGGTCTGATAATGAGCAGGTCGGCATCCTCTCTACGCACTTGCATAGCCAAGGGGAATATGCTGAAGAATTAGCGATGATTACCCCAGGAGTAGGTACGAAATGGGTGACAGAGCTCCTGAAAGAGAATGATCCAGACGATGTGTCGTACTATCCTTATATGAATGGTCAGTTTGTGTTTAAAAATGCTGTAGTGCGTTTTGCTGAGGTGATTGAGGAGGGGCTTAAAGCCAATGGGCTTAGCCGTGAAGATATTGATGTACTGATCCCCCATCAGGCTAATTTGCGCATTTCACAATTTGTACAACACCAGTTCAAACTTACAGATAATCAGGTGTTCAACAATATTATGAAGTATGGTAATACCACAGCTGCCTCAGTGCCTATTGCTCTTACAGAAGCAGTACAACAAGGACGTATTAAAAATGGTGATTTAGTAGTATTAGCTGCTTTTGGTAGTGGTTTCACTTGGGGAAGTGTTATTATCCGTTGGTAAGCTCAAGAAGCTTTGGTAGATGCTCGTTGAGCCATCTATAACGAGTTATAACCATAATATGAGTGCCACCCTGTACCACCATAGGTGCATCTATGTATTTGATAGGGAATACAATATCCTTATCACCGTGGATGTGCAGCGTGCGTGGTAGAGGGCTTTTTTGTTTCCATTTTACTATGCGATCAATCCCCCAACGAAGGTACTTTTTTGAGTGCAAACCAAGGTATTGCTGATAAAGCCAAATGCGTTTGCGCAGTGCTTTGGTGGGGGCAAATCGTCTCCAAAAACTCAGATGGTTGATAATGCTTACAGGTAGGAGCCTATGCAAGTAGGTGTAGCGTGCTAATAGCATCTTTTTAGGGAGTTCGTGCTCGCTTTTCACACTTGATATAACAACAATTCTGTCGTAGTCTATAAGTTTTGCAATTTCTTGTACTATGATTGCCCCGAAGGATACACCGAGCAGTATAGGGGTGTTGTGTTTTATTTCTTTAGCGATGCGACCTGCATAGTCAGGTAGACTTTCTCTCTTGTGAGGTTCAATCCATTCTAAAGGGTGAAGTATGTAATTATCAGGTAGATGCAGCCTCTCGAAGATACGTGAACTGGCAGCCATTCCAGGCATCAGATA from Capnocytophaga haemolytica harbors:
- a CDS encoding 3-oxoacyl-ACP synthase III family protein, with product MLYRSKIKGLGFYVPENVVTNDDLSKLMDTNDTWITERTGIKERRHAIKGGDTTTSMGVKASLKAIEAAQISKDDIDFVIFATLSPDYYFPGCGVLVQKELGLKTVGALDIRNQCSGFIYALSVADQYIKTGMYNNILVIGAETQSPALDMTTRGRGVAVIFGDGAGAAIVSRSDNEQVGILSTHLHSQGEYAEELAMITPGVGTKWVTELLKENDPDDVSYYPYMNGQFVFKNAVVRFAEVIEEGLKANGLSREDIDVLIPHQANLRISQFVQHQFKLTDNQVFNNIMKYGNTTAASVPIALTEAVQQGRIKNGDLVVLAAFGSGFTWGSVIIRW
- a CDS encoding alpha/beta hydrolase — protein: MEKSQKNKKHIYLMPGMAASSRIFERLHLPDNYILHPLEWIEPHKRESLPDYAGRIAKEIKHNTPILLGVSFGAIIVQEIAKLIDYDRIVVISSVKSEHELPKKMLLARYTYLHRLLPVSIINHLSFWRRFAPTKALRKRIWLYQQYLGLHSKKYLRWGIDRIVKWKQKSPLPRTLHIHGDKDIVFPIKYIDAPMVVQGGTHIMVITRYRWLNEHLPKLLELTNG